The following are encoded in a window of Pseudomonadota bacterium genomic DNA:
- a CDS encoding MipA/OmpV family protein, translating into MGARHGVENPHRSEGTLMTPRMAPLLSTCLILGLLSLAAAHAQDNRETQPDWQFFVSAGAFVSPTYLGDDSYQVSVFPNLAVQYRNRFRASLLEGMTYSLFDNNGLSAGPVARFNFGRDEDGSNPLGIGGETTDLVGFGDIDFTVEVGAFVKYRQQRFSAALEVRQAVSGHDGLVGEAEVKYNGTFELVGKRAFYSVGPEITYGDGAFNSAFFDVNPEQSDASGLPAYDASGGLNAAGVQALLLLPLTGKMTLTGFAGLSSLLGESADSPLVQQRGSETQGIGGVFFNYRF; encoded by the coding sequence ATGGGGGCTCGTCATGGTGTGGAAAACCCACATCGATCTGAAGGCACTCTCATGACTCCACGAATGGCCCCCCTACTTTCAACATGCCTTATCTTGGGGTTGCTTTCACTTGCCGCGGCCCACGCCCAAGACAACCGTGAAACACAACCTGACTGGCAGTTCTTTGTGTCTGCAGGAGCCTTCGTCTCGCCAACCTATCTCGGCGACGATAGTTATCAGGTCAGCGTATTCCCTAATCTCGCAGTCCAGTATAGGAATCGATTTCGAGCCTCCCTGCTAGAGGGGATGACCTATTCCCTATTCGATAACAACGGACTTAGCGCGGGCCCAGTCGCCCGATTCAACTTTGGGCGCGATGAAGACGGCAGCAACCCTCTCGGCATCGGAGGAGAGACGACTGATCTAGTCGGCTTCGGCGATATCGATTTCACCGTGGAGGTCGGCGCCTTCGTAAAGTACCGCCAACAGCGGTTTAGCGCTGCCCTTGAAGTGCGCCAAGCGGTAAGTGGGCATGACGGCCTCGTGGGCGAGGCCGAGGTGAAGTACAACGGAACGTTCGAACTTGTCGGCAAGCGCGCATTTTACTCTGTGGGTCCGGAGATCACCTACGGAGACGGGGCATTTAATAGCGCCTTCTTCGATGTGAATCCCGAACAATCCGACGCCTCGGGCCTTCCGGCCTATGACGCTAGCGGTGGCCTCAACGCAGCCGGTGTCCAGGCGTTACTCCTACTACCGCTCACAGGGAAGATGACGCTCACAGGCTTTGCCGGACTCAGCAGCCTGCTTGGTGAATCCGCTGACTCTCCACTCGTCCAAC